One window of the Camarhynchus parvulus chromosome 24, STF_HiC, whole genome shotgun sequence genome contains the following:
- the IGSF9B gene encoding protein turtle homolog B isoform X3, with the protein MIWYVAALVASVLGARGLPVQGALGSREEPEFVTVRAGESVILGCDVIHPLTGQPPPYVVEWFKFGVPIPIFIKFGFYPPHVDPEYAGRASLHDKASLRIEQVRSEDQGWYECKVLMLDQQYDTFHNGSWVHLTVNAPPTFTETPPQYVEAKEGSSVTLTCMAFGNPKPIVTWLREGVLLGANGKYQVSDGSLTVLSVSREDRGAYTCRAYSIQGEAVHTTRLLVQGPPFIVSPPENITVNISQDALFTCQAEAYPGNLTYLWYWEEENVYFKNDLKLRVRILIDGTLIIFRVKPEDAGKYTCIPSNSLGRSPSASAYLTVQYPARVVNMPPIIYVPIGIHGYIRCPVEAEPPVTLVKWNKDGRPLRIEKYSGWNLLEDGSIRIEEATEDALGTYTCVPYNALGTMGQSPPARLVLKDPPYFTVLPGWEYRQEAGRELLIPCAAAGDPFPIIAWRKVGKPSRSKHNTLPGGTLQIRSLGKDDHGEWECVATNIVASITASTHLTVVGTSPHAPTSVHVVAAMTSANVSWEPGYDGGYEQTFSVWMKRAQFGPHDWLSLPVPAGSSWLLVDTLEPETAYQFSVLAQNKLGTSSFSEVVTVNTLAFPVTTPEPLVLVTPPRCLTANRTQQGVLLSWLPPANHSFPIDRYIMEFRVAEKWEILDDGIPGSENEFFAKDLSQDTWYEFRVLAVMQDLISEPSNVAGVSSTDVFPQPDLTDEGLARPVLAGIVATICFLAAAILFSTLAACFVNKQRKRKLKRKKDPPLSITHCRKSLESPLSSGKVSPESIRTLRPPSESSDDQGPQAKRMLSPTKEKELSLYKKTKRAISSKKYSVSKAEAEAEATTPIELISRGPDGRFVMDPAEMEPSLKTRRIEGFPFVEETDMYPEFRQSDEENDDPVVPTSVTALKAQLTPLSSSQESYLQPPAYSPRFHRALEGPGTLQATGQARPPAPRAFHHQFYGYLSSSSPGEVDPPPFYMPEVSPLSSVMSSPPLPPEGPFGHPTIPEENGENASNSTLPLAQTPTGGRSPEPWGRAEFPFGSLELAPAPFPHQLQPCEAAEGSQPTGCLPRGPPPSSLQVVPASYSGILPLEAPKSWTGKSPGRGQSSVPTTTKWQDKPMQPMGCQGQLRHTSQGMGIPVLPYHEPSEPVGPSGTSTFSLDTRWYEPQPRPRPSPRQVRRAEPSLHQVVLQPSRLSPLTQSPLSSRNSSPELTARARPRPGLIQQAEVSEITLQPPAAVSFSRKSTPSSTGSPAPSSRGDSPSFRPTTAFTPVGTGFSNSQGSSLPVDTMDVFGDIPSPRRAGEEILQPEPTSTTTVAATGKRPSPPGDAAAPERLEALKYQRIKKPKKSSKGSSKSRKQPNGSASQVQHPPSSQVLSPDEAVCLRKKKRHPRQDPFARLSALKDDLCHRQLPEDQTAILNSVDHDDTSGHATLL; encoded by the exons ATGATTTGGTATGTGGCCGCTTTGGTAGCAAGTGTGCTCGGCGCCCGCGGGCTGCCCGTCCAAG GTGCCCTCGGCTCGAGGGAGGAGCCCGAGTTCGTGACCGTTCGCGCTGGCGAGAGCGTGATCCTGGGATGCGACGTGATCCACCCGCTGACGGGACAGCCCCCTCCCTATGTCGTGGAGTGGTTCAAGTTCGgcgtccccatccccatcttcatcaaGTTTGGGTTTTACCCTCCCCATGTGGACCCAGAGTATGCCG GCCGGGCCAGCCTGCACGACAAAGCCTCCCTGCGCATTGAGCAGGTGCGCTCCGAGGACCAGGGCTGGTACGAGTGCAAAGTGCTCATGCTGGACCAGCAGTACGACACCTTCCACAACGGCAGCTGGGTCCACCTCACGGTCAATG ctccccccacGTTCACGGAGACCCCGCCGCAGTACGTAGAGGCGAAGGAGGGCAGCAGCGTCACCCTGACCTGCATGGCGTTCGGGAACCCCAAGCCCATCGTCACCTGGCTCCGAGAGGGAGTCCTTCTGGGTGCCAATGGCAAGTACCAG GTGAGCGACGGGAGCCTCACGGTGCTCTCGGTCAGCCGGGAGGACAGAGGTGCCTACACCTGCCGGGCCTACAGCATCCAGGGCGAGGCTGTGCACACCACGCGCCTGCTCGTCCAAG GACCTCCCTTTATCGTTTCCCCTCCGGAGAACATCACAGTCAACATCTCCCAGGATGCTCTGTTCACCTGCCAGGCTGAGGCGTATCCTGGGAACCTCACCTACCTGTGGTACTGGGAGGAGGAGAACGTCTACTTCAAGAA tgactTGAAGCTGAGGGTGCGGATCCTGATCGACGGGACGCTGATTATTTTCCGTGTCAAACCAGAGGATGCTGGAAAATACACCTGTATCCCCAGCAACAGCCTGGGCCGCTCGCCATCAGCCTCTGCCTACCTGACAGTGCAGT aTCCTGCCCGTGTGGTGAACATGCCCCCCATCATCTACGTTCCCATCGGGATCCACGGGTACATCCGCTGCCCCGTGGAGGCGGAGCCGCCGGTCACGCTGGTCAAGTGGAACAAGGACGGGCGTCCCCTGCGAATCGAGAAG TATTCTGGCTGGAACCTGCTGGAAGACGGGTCGATCCGGATCGAGGAGGCCACTGAAGATGCTCTCGGCACTTACACCTGTGTGCCTTATAACGCCCTGGGTACGATGGGCCAGTCTCCCCCTGCCCGACTGGTACTGAAG GACCCCCCCTATTTCACGGTGCTACCAGGCTGGGAGTACAgacaggaggcagggagggagctgttGATTCCTTGCGCTGCTGCCGGAGACCCCTTTCCCATCATCGCCTGGAGAAAG GTAGggaagcccagcaggagcaagCACAACACGCTGCCCGGCGGGACCCTGCAGATCCGCTCCCTCGGCAAGGACGACCACGGCGAGTGGGAGTGCGTCGCCACCAACATCGTCGCGAGCATTACTGCCAGCACCCACCTGACCGTCGTAG GGACAAGCCCTCACGCCCCAACCAGCGTGCACGTGGTGGCCGCCATGACCTCAGCCAACGTGTCCTGGGAGCCCGGCTATGACGGTGGATACGAGCAGACTTTCTCAGTTTG GATGAAGAGAGCCCAGTTTGGACCCCATGACTGGCTgtctctccctgtgccagctggttccagctggctgctggtggACACCTTGGAACCAGAGACTGCCTACCAGTTCAGTGTCTTGGCTCAAAACAAGCTGGGCACCAGCTCCTTCAGTGAGGTGGTCACTGTGAACACTCTAG cattCCCTGTAACAACTCCAGAGCCTCTGGTGTTGGTTACCCCACCGAGGTGCCTAACAGCCAACCGGACACAGCAAGGCGTCCTCCTGTCGTGGCTCCCTCCCGCCAACCACAGCTTCCCCATCGACCGCTACATCATGGAGTTCCGCGTGGCAGAGAAGTGGGAGATCCTGGATGATGGCATCCCGGGCTCCGAGAACGAGTTCTTTGCCAAGGACTTGTCCCAG GACACCTGGTACGAGTTCCGCGTGCTGGCGGTCATGCAGGATCTCATCAGCGAACCCAGCAACGTCGCTGGCGTGTCCAGCACAG atgttTTTCCTCAACCCGACCTGACGGACGAGGGCCTAGCCCGCCCGGTGCTGGCTGGCATCGTTGCCACCATCTgcttcctggctgctgccatcctCTTCAGCACACTCGCCGCCTGCTTCGTCAACAAGCAACGCAAACGCAAGCTCAAGCGCAAGAAAG ACCCTCCTCTCTCGATAACCCACTGCAGGAAGAGTTTGGAGTCCCC GTTGTCTTCCGGCAAGGTGAGTCCCGAGAGCATCCGCACACTCCGTCCCCCCTCGGAGTCCTCTGACGACCAGGGCCCTCAGGCCAAGCGGATGCTGAGCCCCACCAAGGAAAAGGAGCTCTCCCTTTACAAGAAGACCAAACGAGCCATCAGCAGCAAGAAGTACAGCGTCTCCAAGGCGGAGGCCGAAGCTGAGGCCACCACTCCGATCGAGCTCATCAGCCGTGGGCCGGACGGACGCTTCGTCATGGACCCGGCCGAGATGGAGCCCTCCCTGAAGACACGGCGGATTGAGGGCTTCCCCTTCGTGGAGGAGACGGACATGTACCCCGAGTTCAGGCAGTCGGACGAGGAGAACGACGACCCCGTCGTCCCCACCTCCGTGACCGCCCTGAAAGCCCAGCTCAcccctctctcctccagccAGGAGTCCTACCTTCAGCCACCAGCATACAGCCCCCGGTTCCACCGGGCGCTGGAGGGTCCCGGCACCCTGCAGGCCACCGGCCAGGCCCGCCCGCCAGCACCCCGGGCTTTCCACCACCAGTTTTACGGttacctcagcagcagcagccccggggagGTGGACCCGCCGCCCTTCTACATGCCAGAAGTCAGCCCGCTGAGCTCAGTCATGTCCTCCCCACCGCTGCCCCCCGAGGGGCCCTTCGGACACCCCACCATCCCCGAGGAGAACGGGGAGAATGCCTCCAACAGCACGCTGCCCCTGGCCCAGACCCCCACGGGGGGCCGGTCCCCcgagccctggggcagggccgAGTTCCCCTTCggcagcctggagctggcccCCGCGCCGTTCccccaccagctccagccctgcgAGGCGGCTGAGGGCTCCCAACCCACGGGCTGCCTTCCTCGGGGGCCACCACCCTCCTCCCTCCAGGTGGTCCCTGCATCCTACTCGGGCATCCTGCCCCTGGAGGCACCAAAGAGCTGGACCGGCAAGTCACCGGGCAGGGGTCAATCCTCCGTGCCCACTACCACCAAGTGGCAGGACAAACCTATGCAACCCATGGGATGTCAAGGGCAGCTAAGACATACCAGCCAAGGTATGGGCATACCCGTGTTGCCTTACCACGAACCGTCCGAGCCCGTCGGCCCCAGCGGCACAAGCACATTCAGCCTGGACACCAGGTGGTACGAGCCCCAACCCCGACCTCGGCCCAGCCCTCGGCAGgtcaggagggctgagcccagtTTACATCAGGTGGTGCTACAACCTTCACGGCTTTCTCCTCTGACCCAAAGTCCCCTGAGCTCCCGCAACAGCTCCCCGGAGCTGACTgcccgcgcccggccccgcccggggcTCATCCAGCAGGCGGAGGTGTCGGAGATCACACTGCAGCCGCCCGCGGCCGTCAGCTTCTCCCGCAAATCCACGCCGTCCTCCACGGGATCTCCGGCACCGAGCAGCCgcggggacagccccagcttccGACCGACCACCGCCTTCACCCCCGTGGGCACCGGCTTCTCCAACTCCCAGGGCTCCTCCCTGCCCGTGGACACCATGGATGTTTTCGGAGACATCCCTTCTCCAAGGAGGGCTGGCGAGGAGATTCTCCAACCGGAGCCGACATCCACCACCACGGTAGCTGCCACAGG AAAACGTCCATCTCCGCCCGGGGACGCTGCTGCACCTGAGAGGCTCGAAGCTCTGAAATACCAGCGGATAAAGAAGCCCAAAAAGTCATCCAAGGGCTCCTCGAAATCCAGAAAACAACCCA ATGGCTCTGCCTCCCAGGTTCAGCACCCTCCCAGCTCTCAGGTACTGTCACCTGACGAAGCTGTCTGCCTCCGCAAGAAGAAGAGACACCCTCGTCAGGACCCCTTCGCCCGGCTCTCAGCGCTGAAGGACGACCTCTGCCACCGGCAGCTCCCTGAAGACCAGACAGCCATTCTCAACAGCGTGGACCACGATGACACCAGTGGACACGCCACCCTGCTCTAG
- the IGSF9B gene encoding protein turtle homolog B isoform X2 — protein sequence MIWYVAALVASVLGARGLPVQGALGSREEPEFVTVRAGESVILGCDVIHPLTGQPPPYVVEWFKFGVPIPIFIKFGFYPPHVDPEYAGRASLHDKASLRIEQVRSEDQGWYECKVLMLDQQYDTFHNGSWVHLTVNAPPTFTETPPQYVEAKEGSSVTLTCMAFGNPKPIVTWLREGVLLGANGKYQVSDGSLTVLSVSREDRGAYTCRAYSIQGEAVHTTRLLVQGPPFIVSPPENITVNISQDALFTCQAEAYPGNLTYLWYWEEENVYFKNDLKLRVRILIDGTLIIFRVKPEDAGKYTCIPSNSLGRSPSASAYLTVQYPARVVNMPPIIYVPIGIHGYIRCPVEAEPPVTLVKWNKDGRPLRIEKYSGWNLLEDGSIRIEEATEDALGTYTCVPYNALGTMGQSPPARLVLKDPPYFTVLPGWEYRQEAGRELLIPCAAAGDPFPIIAWRKVGKPSRSKHNTLPGGTLQIRSLGKDDHGEWECVATNIVASITASTHLTVVGTSPHAPTSVHVVAAMTSANVSWEPGYDGGYEQTFSVWYGPLMKRAQFGPHDWLSLPVPAGSSWLLVDTLEPETAYQFSVLAQNKLGTSSFSEVVTVNTLAFPVTTPEPLVLVTPPRCLTANRTQQGVLLSWLPPANHSFPIDRYIMEFRVAEKWEILDDGIPGSENEFFAKDLSQDTWYEFRVLAVMQDLISEPSNVAGVSSTDVFPQPDLTDEGLARPVLAGIVATICFLAAAILFSTLAACFVNKQRKRKLKRKKDPPLSITHCRKSLESPLSSGKVSPESIRTLRPPSESSDDQGPQAKRMLSPTKEKELSLYKKTKRAISSKKYSVSKAEAEAEATTPIELISRGPDGRFVMDPAEMEPSLKTRRIEGFPFVEETDMYPEFRQSDEENDDPVVPTSVTALKAQLTPLSSSQESYLQPPAYSPRFHRALEGPGTLQATGQARPPAPRAFHHQFYGYLSSSSPGEVDPPPFYMPEVSPLSSVMSSPPLPPEGPFGHPTIPEENGENASNSTLPLAQTPTGGRSPEPWGRAEFPFGSLELAPAPFPHQLQPCEAAEGSQPTGCLPRGPPPSSLQVVPASYSGILPLEAPKSWTGKSPGRGQSSVPTTTKWQDKPMQPMGCQGQLRHTSQGMGIPVLPYHEPSEPVGPSGTSTFSLDTRWYEPQPRPRPSPRQVRRAEPSLHQVVLQPSRLSPLTQSPLSSRNSSPELTARARPRPGLIQQAEVSEITLQPPAAVSFSRKSTPSSTGSPAPSSRGDSPSFRPTTAFTPVGTGFSNSQGSSLPVDTMDVFGDIPSPRRAGEEILQPEPTSTTTVAATGKRPSPPGDAAAPERLEALKYQRIKKPKKSSKGSSKSRKQPNGSASQVQHPPSSQVLSPDEAVCLRKKKRHPRQDPFARLSALKDDLCHRQLPEDQTAILNSVDHDDTSGHATLL from the exons ATGATTTGGTATGTGGCCGCTTTGGTAGCAAGTGTGCTCGGCGCCCGCGGGCTGCCCGTCCAAG GTGCCCTCGGCTCGAGGGAGGAGCCCGAGTTCGTGACCGTTCGCGCTGGCGAGAGCGTGATCCTGGGATGCGACGTGATCCACCCGCTGACGGGACAGCCCCCTCCCTATGTCGTGGAGTGGTTCAAGTTCGgcgtccccatccccatcttcatcaaGTTTGGGTTTTACCCTCCCCATGTGGACCCAGAGTATGCCG GCCGGGCCAGCCTGCACGACAAAGCCTCCCTGCGCATTGAGCAGGTGCGCTCCGAGGACCAGGGCTGGTACGAGTGCAAAGTGCTCATGCTGGACCAGCAGTACGACACCTTCCACAACGGCAGCTGGGTCCACCTCACGGTCAATG ctccccccacGTTCACGGAGACCCCGCCGCAGTACGTAGAGGCGAAGGAGGGCAGCAGCGTCACCCTGACCTGCATGGCGTTCGGGAACCCCAAGCCCATCGTCACCTGGCTCCGAGAGGGAGTCCTTCTGGGTGCCAATGGCAAGTACCAG GTGAGCGACGGGAGCCTCACGGTGCTCTCGGTCAGCCGGGAGGACAGAGGTGCCTACACCTGCCGGGCCTACAGCATCCAGGGCGAGGCTGTGCACACCACGCGCCTGCTCGTCCAAG GACCTCCCTTTATCGTTTCCCCTCCGGAGAACATCACAGTCAACATCTCCCAGGATGCTCTGTTCACCTGCCAGGCTGAGGCGTATCCTGGGAACCTCACCTACCTGTGGTACTGGGAGGAGGAGAACGTCTACTTCAAGAA tgactTGAAGCTGAGGGTGCGGATCCTGATCGACGGGACGCTGATTATTTTCCGTGTCAAACCAGAGGATGCTGGAAAATACACCTGTATCCCCAGCAACAGCCTGGGCCGCTCGCCATCAGCCTCTGCCTACCTGACAGTGCAGT aTCCTGCCCGTGTGGTGAACATGCCCCCCATCATCTACGTTCCCATCGGGATCCACGGGTACATCCGCTGCCCCGTGGAGGCGGAGCCGCCGGTCACGCTGGTCAAGTGGAACAAGGACGGGCGTCCCCTGCGAATCGAGAAG TATTCTGGCTGGAACCTGCTGGAAGACGGGTCGATCCGGATCGAGGAGGCCACTGAAGATGCTCTCGGCACTTACACCTGTGTGCCTTATAACGCCCTGGGTACGATGGGCCAGTCTCCCCCTGCCCGACTGGTACTGAAG GACCCCCCCTATTTCACGGTGCTACCAGGCTGGGAGTACAgacaggaggcagggagggagctgttGATTCCTTGCGCTGCTGCCGGAGACCCCTTTCCCATCATCGCCTGGAGAAAG GTAGggaagcccagcaggagcaagCACAACACGCTGCCCGGCGGGACCCTGCAGATCCGCTCCCTCGGCAAGGACGACCACGGCGAGTGGGAGTGCGTCGCCACCAACATCGTCGCGAGCATTACTGCCAGCACCCACCTGACCGTCGTAG GGACAAGCCCTCACGCCCCAACCAGCGTGCACGTGGTGGCCGCCATGACCTCAGCCAACGTGTCCTGGGAGCCCGGCTATGACGGTGGATACGAGCAGACTTTCTCAGTTTGGTACGGCCCTCT GATGAAGAGAGCCCAGTTTGGACCCCATGACTGGCTgtctctccctgtgccagctggttccagctggctgctggtggACACCTTGGAACCAGAGACTGCCTACCAGTTCAGTGTCTTGGCTCAAAACAAGCTGGGCACCAGCTCCTTCAGTGAGGTGGTCACTGTGAACACTCTAG cattCCCTGTAACAACTCCAGAGCCTCTGGTGTTGGTTACCCCACCGAGGTGCCTAACAGCCAACCGGACACAGCAAGGCGTCCTCCTGTCGTGGCTCCCTCCCGCCAACCACAGCTTCCCCATCGACCGCTACATCATGGAGTTCCGCGTGGCAGAGAAGTGGGAGATCCTGGATGATGGCATCCCGGGCTCCGAGAACGAGTTCTTTGCCAAGGACTTGTCCCAG GACACCTGGTACGAGTTCCGCGTGCTGGCGGTCATGCAGGATCTCATCAGCGAACCCAGCAACGTCGCTGGCGTGTCCAGCACAG atgttTTTCCTCAACCCGACCTGACGGACGAGGGCCTAGCCCGCCCGGTGCTGGCTGGCATCGTTGCCACCATCTgcttcctggctgctgccatcctCTTCAGCACACTCGCCGCCTGCTTCGTCAACAAGCAACGCAAACGCAAGCTCAAGCGCAAGAAAG ACCCTCCTCTCTCGATAACCCACTGCAGGAAGAGTTTGGAGTCCCC GTTGTCTTCCGGCAAGGTGAGTCCCGAGAGCATCCGCACACTCCGTCCCCCCTCGGAGTCCTCTGACGACCAGGGCCCTCAGGCCAAGCGGATGCTGAGCCCCACCAAGGAAAAGGAGCTCTCCCTTTACAAGAAGACCAAACGAGCCATCAGCAGCAAGAAGTACAGCGTCTCCAAGGCGGAGGCCGAAGCTGAGGCCACCACTCCGATCGAGCTCATCAGCCGTGGGCCGGACGGACGCTTCGTCATGGACCCGGCCGAGATGGAGCCCTCCCTGAAGACACGGCGGATTGAGGGCTTCCCCTTCGTGGAGGAGACGGACATGTACCCCGAGTTCAGGCAGTCGGACGAGGAGAACGACGACCCCGTCGTCCCCACCTCCGTGACCGCCCTGAAAGCCCAGCTCAcccctctctcctccagccAGGAGTCCTACCTTCAGCCACCAGCATACAGCCCCCGGTTCCACCGGGCGCTGGAGGGTCCCGGCACCCTGCAGGCCACCGGCCAGGCCCGCCCGCCAGCACCCCGGGCTTTCCACCACCAGTTTTACGGttacctcagcagcagcagccccggggagGTGGACCCGCCGCCCTTCTACATGCCAGAAGTCAGCCCGCTGAGCTCAGTCATGTCCTCCCCACCGCTGCCCCCCGAGGGGCCCTTCGGACACCCCACCATCCCCGAGGAGAACGGGGAGAATGCCTCCAACAGCACGCTGCCCCTGGCCCAGACCCCCACGGGGGGCCGGTCCCCcgagccctggggcagggccgAGTTCCCCTTCggcagcctggagctggcccCCGCGCCGTTCccccaccagctccagccctgcgAGGCGGCTGAGGGCTCCCAACCCACGGGCTGCCTTCCTCGGGGGCCACCACCCTCCTCCCTCCAGGTGGTCCCTGCATCCTACTCGGGCATCCTGCCCCTGGAGGCACCAAAGAGCTGGACCGGCAAGTCACCGGGCAGGGGTCAATCCTCCGTGCCCACTACCACCAAGTGGCAGGACAAACCTATGCAACCCATGGGATGTCAAGGGCAGCTAAGACATACCAGCCAAGGTATGGGCATACCCGTGTTGCCTTACCACGAACCGTCCGAGCCCGTCGGCCCCAGCGGCACAAGCACATTCAGCCTGGACACCAGGTGGTACGAGCCCCAACCCCGACCTCGGCCCAGCCCTCGGCAGgtcaggagggctgagcccagtTTACATCAGGTGGTGCTACAACCTTCACGGCTTTCTCCTCTGACCCAAAGTCCCCTGAGCTCCCGCAACAGCTCCCCGGAGCTGACTgcccgcgcccggccccgcccggggcTCATCCAGCAGGCGGAGGTGTCGGAGATCACACTGCAGCCGCCCGCGGCCGTCAGCTTCTCCCGCAAATCCACGCCGTCCTCCACGGGATCTCCGGCACCGAGCAGCCgcggggacagccccagcttccGACCGACCACCGCCTTCACCCCCGTGGGCACCGGCTTCTCCAACTCCCAGGGCTCCTCCCTGCCCGTGGACACCATGGATGTTTTCGGAGACATCCCTTCTCCAAGGAGGGCTGGCGAGGAGATTCTCCAACCGGAGCCGACATCCACCACCACGGTAGCTGCCACAGG AAAACGTCCATCTCCGCCCGGGGACGCTGCTGCACCTGAGAGGCTCGAAGCTCTGAAATACCAGCGGATAAAGAAGCCCAAAAAGTCATCCAAGGGCTCCTCGAAATCCAGAAAACAACCCA ATGGCTCTGCCTCCCAGGTTCAGCACCCTCCCAGCTCTCAGGTACTGTCACCTGACGAAGCTGTCTGCCTCCGCAAGAAGAAGAGACACCCTCGTCAGGACCCCTTCGCCCGGCTCTCAGCGCTGAAGGACGACCTCTGCCACCGGCAGCTCCCTGAAGACCAGACAGCCATTCTCAACAGCGTGGACCACGATGACACCAGTGGACACGCCACCCTGCTCTAG